In Triticum urartu cultivar G1812 chromosome 6, Tu2.1, whole genome shotgun sequence, the following proteins share a genomic window:
- the LOC125515151 gene encoding SAC3 family protein A-like, whose translation MCTDVQKGYFRLTRPPDATKIRPKLVLVEALKFVQVSSKDYNFKTDQLKSIRQDMTIQNIEDELSVQVYEYHARLALCNRDMAELNLCLTKLHCLYGNKRNGGHHGEFAAYDILLSAIQDKNTELMSKLGRLSSDLKQQETVKHAKEVAHSIQTGNYASFFKLYKVAPNLNGYLMCLCFEKMRFEGLKCMAKAYATKIPVKYVSKILGFAAVDGSVDWLKSHGAVLSSFENGEMALLPKDSTALVSKPELAADGIRAFQAR comes from the exons ATGTGCACAGATGTACAGAAAGGCTACTTCCGTCTCACCAGGCCTCCAGATGCAACAAAG ATAAGACCAAAGCTTGTACTTGTAGAAGCCCTGAAGTTTGTCCAGGTCTCAAGTAAAGACTACAATTTTAAAACAGATCAACTGAAATCAATTCGTCAAGATATGACTATCCAGAACATAGAGGATGAACTTTCTGTGCAG GTTTATGAGTATCATGCAAGACTTGCGTTGTGCAATCGAGATATGGCTGAACTTAACTTG TGCCTCACGAAGCTGCACTGCCTCTATGGGAATAAGCGGAATGGTGGCCATCATGGTGAATTTGCAGCTTATGATATATTGTTGTCTGCGATTCAAGACAAAAATACTGAACTGATGTCTAAACTTGGAAG GCTGTCAAGCGACCTGAAACAGCAAGAAACTGTGAAGCATGCCAAAGAAGTGGCTCACAGTATACAGACAGGGAACTATGCATCATTTTTCAAACTCTACAAGGTGGCTCCAAACCTCAATGGCTACCTGATGT GTCTCTGCTTTGAGAAGATGAGATTTGAAGGTTTAAAATGTATGGCAAAGGCCTACGCAACCAAGATACCTGTTAAATACGTATCCAAAATCTTAGGTTTTGCTGCAGTAGACGGAAGTGTTGATTGGCTTAAAAGTCATGGTGCTGTTTTATCATCCTTCGAGAATGGGGAGATGGCTTTACTGCCAAAG GACTCTACAGCTCTCGTCTCTAAGCCAGAACTTGCTGCTGATGGTATTCGTGCTTTCCAAGCCCGCTGA